The Kitasatospora sp. NBC_00374 genome has a segment encoding these proteins:
- a CDS encoding RNA polymerase sigma factor translates to MIDVREAITRAHREEWARVVATLTRRFGDLDIAEEAAAEAFATAVERWPADGVPPNPGGWLTTTANRKAIDRVRREHRRGDKQREAQMLHDDDPPEPLGAIDDERLRLIFTCCHPALAMETRVALTLRMIGGLTVTEIARAFLVQESAMGQRITRAKAKIKAARIPYRVPSARDLPARVSGVLAVLYLVFNEGYLATGPDTDPVRHDLTAEAIRLTRLIRALMPDDGEVAGLLALMLLIEARRTARVSPSGELIALDEQDRGAWDAALIAEGHRLVRERLAAGAAPGRYQILAAINAVHTSARDVRDTDWSQIVALYDRLVRLDPSPIVALNRAIAIAELDGPEVALAAVDRLEDRLAGYHAYHATRADLLRRLGYGRKSRAAYDRAIDLAGNTAEIAYLTRRRDQLG, encoded by the coding sequence GTGATCGACGTCCGGGAGGCGATCACCCGGGCCCACCGCGAGGAGTGGGCGCGGGTGGTCGCCACCCTGACCAGACGTTTCGGTGACCTCGACATCGCCGAGGAGGCGGCGGCCGAGGCGTTCGCGACCGCCGTCGAGCGGTGGCCGGCCGACGGCGTACCGCCCAACCCCGGCGGCTGGCTGACCACCACCGCCAACCGCAAGGCCATCGACCGGGTCCGGCGCGAGCACAGGCGCGGCGACAAGCAGAGGGAGGCTCAGATGCTGCACGACGACGACCCGCCCGAGCCTCTCGGCGCCATCGACGACGAGCGGCTCCGGCTGATCTTCACCTGCTGTCACCCGGCGCTGGCGATGGAGACCCGGGTGGCGTTGACGCTGCGCATGATCGGCGGTCTGACCGTCACCGAGATCGCCCGTGCCTTCCTGGTGCAGGAGAGCGCCATGGGGCAGCGGATCACTCGCGCGAAGGCCAAGATCAAGGCGGCTCGCATCCCGTATCGGGTGCCGTCCGCGCGGGATCTTCCGGCACGCGTCTCCGGTGTACTGGCCGTTCTCTACCTCGTCTTCAACGAGGGCTACCTGGCGACCGGCCCCGACACCGATCCCGTACGTCACGACCTGACCGCCGAGGCGATCCGGCTCACCCGCCTGATCCGAGCCCTCATGCCGGACGACGGTGAGGTGGCCGGGCTGCTGGCGCTGATGCTGCTCATCGAGGCTCGCCGGACCGCCCGGGTTTCGCCGAGCGGCGAACTGATCGCCCTCGACGAGCAGGACCGTGGGGCCTGGGACGCGGCGCTGATCGCCGAGGGCCACCGGCTGGTACGCGAGCGCCTGGCCGCCGGTGCGGCTCCGGGCCGCTACCAGATCCTCGCGGCGATCAATGCCGTGCACACCTCCGCCCGCGACGTACGCGACACCGACTGGTCGCAGATCGTCGCCCTCTACGACCGCCTCGTCCGCCTCGACCCCTCGCCGATCGTCGCGCTCAACCGAGCCATCGCGATCGCCGAGCTCGACGGCCCGGAGGTGGCACTGGCGGCCGTCGACCGTCTCGAGGACAGGCTGGCGGGCTATCACGCCTATCACGCGACGCGCGCCGACCTGCTGCGTCGGCTGGGCTACGGCCGGAAGTCGCGCGCGGCCTACGACAGGGCCATCGATCTGGCGGGCAACACCGCCGAGATCGCCTACCTGACGCGCCGCCGCGACCAGCTTGGGTAG
- a CDS encoding YciI family protein, which translates to MQYLVSVIADANDLATPDEQAAIDVFNDRLQAEGHWVFAGGLGGPGTATVIDNRGAEALFTDGPFVESKEFLIGFWIMEAPDLDVALKLAAEGSKACNRKIEVRPFLQA; encoded by the coding sequence ATGCAGTATCTGGTTTCCGTGATCGCCGACGCGAACGACCTCGCCACCCCGGACGAGCAGGCCGCGATCGACGTGTTCAACGACCGGCTCCAGGCCGAGGGGCACTGGGTCTTCGCCGGCGGCCTCGGCGGGCCCGGTACGGCGACGGTGATCGACAACCGCGGTGCGGAGGCGTTGTTCACCGACGGGCCCTTCGTGGAGTCGAAGGAGTTCCTCATCGGCTTCTGGATCATGGAGGCTCCCGACCTCGACGTGGCGCTCAAGCTGGCGGCCGAGGGGTCGAAGGCCTGCAACCGGAAGATCGAGGTGCGGCCGTTCCTGCAAGCGTGA
- a CDS encoding trypsin-like serine protease, with amino-acid sequence MPLRAGNGFLSRLGQLTCVTTAVVAFLLLASPSAQAVRGGDDARARSYVASLQTVRASDGGHFCGATLVTPQLLITAAHCVTGRRPTDVLVHLGAEYLATGGEDHLVDRIDIHPDFDPATYAHDLAVIGIRTRAAGASASIVTQAPGTGRLFVELLGWGRTCPWSSCRPSSHLQSIESRTVPASQCAGYLGSGDLCAANPEGWRGPCYGDSGGPALDPAGRLTGIISRGPGGINCGEAPFTLTAVGDHLPWLRSLGVT; translated from the coding sequence ATGCCCCTTCGTGCCGGAAACGGTTTCCTCTCGCGACTCGGTCAACTCACCTGCGTCACGACCGCGGTGGTGGCGTTCCTCCTCCTCGCGAGTCCCTCCGCACAGGCTGTTCGGGGCGGGGACGACGCTCGTGCCCGCTCGTACGTGGCTTCCCTGCAGACCGTCCGGGCGAGCGACGGAGGCCACTTCTGCGGGGCGACGCTGGTGACACCCCAGCTCCTGATCACAGCGGCTCACTGCGTGACCGGGCGGCGGCCGACCGATGTGCTCGTGCATCTGGGCGCCGAGTATCTGGCGACCGGCGGTGAAGATCACCTCGTCGACCGCATCGACATCCATCCGGACTTCGACCCCGCCACCTACGCGCATGACCTCGCGGTCATCGGAATCAGGACCCGAGCAGCCGGCGCGAGTGCGTCGATCGTCACGCAGGCGCCCGGTACCGGACGCCTCTTCGTCGAACTCCTGGGGTGGGGCCGTACCTGCCCGTGGTCGAGCTGCCGACCGTCCTCGCATCTTCAGTCGATCGAGTCCCGCACGGTGCCCGCTTCACAGTGCGCCGGCTACCTCGGTTCCGGCGATCTCTGCGCCGCGAATCCCGAGGGATGGCGGGGCCCCTGCTACGGGGACTCGGGCGGGCCCGCCCTCGATCCGGCAGGCCGACTGACCGGGATCATCAGCAGAGGCCCGGGAGGCATCAACTGCGGCGAGGCGCCGTTCACTCTGACCGCCGTGGGAGATCACCTGCCCTGGCTGCGAAGCCTGGGTGTCACCTGA
- a CDS encoding CinY protein, translating to MTFRQLMNRMRPGVTVVTALTLTLCGSALVAAPPSQAFGTIIGGGQNAEHEKITRRALRCTGSGGHSDAANSCFEARSLDQLAGHTGTFGAVGAPDITEVTVAAAHCDNADYRPSVPLARYPRSRAQATAVLVDCIDHLKSRYNQGVSAGGNLVGPAPLYRSDADEYDLRHDCNFALVSSREKCDALEGFGRALHGIQDFYSHSNWADRERTAVPVSSTNPVGLNRSTTAPFLNMRAATVDTSTIPHELSTGCFELVGDDECRHRVTHDTLNKDTGVISVTSSHVGSGSTPRGGIRDNFKSAVDGAVAETVLQWATFRAELRSRYGTTRGNLIACVMTHDRPQDDCLPE from the coding sequence ATGACATTTCGGCAGCTCATGAACCGAATGAGGCCCGGGGTGACGGTCGTGACCGCTCTCACCCTCACACTCTGCGGAAGTGCGCTGGTCGCGGCCCCGCCCAGCCAGGCATTCGGCACCATCATCGGCGGCGGCCAGAACGCCGAGCACGAGAAGATCACTCGCAGGGCGCTCCGGTGCACGGGTTCCGGAGGGCACTCCGACGCAGCGAACAGCTGCTTCGAGGCACGGTCACTCGACCAACTCGCCGGGCACACGGGCACCTTCGGTGCGGTGGGTGCGCCGGACATCACCGAGGTGACGGTAGCCGCAGCCCACTGCGACAATGCGGACTACCGCCCTTCCGTCCCTCTCGCGAGGTATCCGCGGTCACGGGCGCAGGCGACTGCCGTACTTGTGGACTGCATCGACCACCTGAAGAGCAGGTACAACCAGGGCGTGAGCGCGGGCGGAAATCTCGTCGGCCCGGCTCCGCTGTACCGATCGGATGCCGATGAATACGACCTGCGGCACGACTGCAACTTCGCACTCGTCTCGAGCAGGGAGAAGTGTGACGCGCTGGAGGGGTTCGGCCGGGCACTGCACGGTATCCAGGACTTCTATTCCCACAGCAACTGGGCCGACCGGGAACGGACCGCGGTGCCGGTGAGCTCCACCAACCCCGTGGGATTGAACAGGTCGACCACGGCACCTTTTCTCAACATGCGTGCCGCGACGGTCGACACCTCCACCATTCCGCATGAGCTCAGCACCGGCTGCTTCGAGCTGGTGGGCGACGACGAGTGCCGGCACCGGGTGACGCACGACACCCTCAACAAGGACACCGGAGTCATCAGCGTCACTTCCAGTCACGTCGGATCAGGCAGCACTCCAAGAGGAGGAATCCGGGACAACTTCAAGAGCGCGGTCGACGGAGCGGTGGCCGAGACCGTGCTCCAGTGGGCGACGTTCCGCGCGGAACTCCGTTCCAGGTACGGCACCACGCGGGGCAATCTGATCGCGTGCGTGATGACCCATGACCGACCGCAGGACGACTGCCTCCCCGAGTAG
- a CDS encoding MFS transporter: MLWTCVAIGRTVGGGLGGLAYGRRGRRASPARRLWALAALAAGCYALPVLVPAVPGAVVALLLAGACTDTVLITSYLLVDALVPAGSRTEAGAWVNTAFNLGSALGSGAAGVLVDRCGPAAAFVAAAALPGLAAVAGAVWRSPSAAGHGGTERVPA; the protein is encoded by the coding sequence GTGCTGTGGACCTGCGTCGCGATCGGCAGGACGGTCGGCGGCGGCCTGGGCGGCCTGGCGTACGGGCGCCGCGGCCGGCGGGCCTCGCCCGCGCGGCGGCTGTGGGCGCTGGCCGCTCTCGCCGCGGGCTGCTACGCCCTGCCGGTGCTGGTCCCGGCCGTGCCCGGCGCGGTGGTGGCGCTGCTGCTGGCGGGGGCGTGCACGGACACGGTGTTGATCACCTCGTATCTGCTGGTCGACGCGCTGGTCCCGGCGGGGAGCCGGACGGAGGCGGGAGCCTGGGTGAACACCGCGTTCAACCTGGGAAGTGCGCTGGGTTCGGGCGCTGCCGGGGTGCTGGTCGACCGGTGCGGGCCGGCGGCGGCGTTCGTCGCGGCCGCCGCCCTGCCGGGGCTGGCGGCCGTGGCCGGTGCGGTGTGGCGTTCGCCGTCGGCGGCCGGGCACGGCGGGACGGAGCGGGTGCCCGCCTGA
- a CDS encoding urease accessory protein UreD, translating into MTSTLEALARIVAEPDGRGGTALPVLAGAGPIALRRTRGDRVTLIGSMAAPLGGDRLALRVDVRPGATLELTSAAATISLPGHDGGPAHYTLDLTVGEGARLVWLPEPVVAATGSRLILTTRITLAPGARLRYREEQVLGRHHDWSRGAPPGRLTSRLTVHRAGRPILDQQTDLGPGAPGWDGPASLGGHRTAGQLLTVGLPAPPPPPPGGDAALLALPGEGATLLTALAPDALALRRLLTNDRQRCVEPVTHRP; encoded by the coding sequence TTGACCAGCACGCTTGAGGCACTCGCCCGGATCGTCGCCGAACCGGACGGGCGGGGCGGCACCGCCCTGCCCGTCCTGGCCGGCGCCGGCCCGATCGCGCTGCGCCGCACCCGCGGCGACCGGGTCACCCTGATCGGGTCGATGGCCGCCCCGCTCGGCGGCGACCGGCTCGCCCTGCGGGTCGACGTCCGGCCCGGCGCCACCCTCGAACTCACCAGCGCCGCCGCCACCATCAGCCTGCCCGGCCACGACGGCGGGCCCGCCCACTACACCCTCGACCTCACCGTCGGCGAAGGCGCCCGGCTCGTCTGGCTGCCCGAACCCGTGGTCGCCGCCACCGGCAGCCGGCTGATCCTCACCACCCGGATCACCCTCGCCCCCGGCGCCCGGCTGCGGTACCGCGAGGAACAGGTGCTCGGCCGGCACCACGACTGGTCCCGCGGCGCCCCACCCGGCCGCCTCACCTCCCGCCTGACCGTCCACCGGGCGGGCCGCCCGATCCTCGACCAGCAGACCGACCTCGGCCCCGGCGCCCCCGGCTGGGACGGCCCCGCCAGCCTCGGCGGCCACCGCACCGCCGGCCAACTGCTCACCGTCGGCCTCCCCGCACCACCGCCGCCACCACCGGGCGGCGACGCGGCGCTGCTCGCCCTCCCCGGCGAAGGCGCCACCCTGCTCACCGCCCTCGCCCCGGACGCCCTCGCCCTGCGCCGCCTGCTGACGAACGATCGACAACGGTGCGTCGAACCGGTCACCCACCGACCCTGA
- the ureG gene encoding urease accessory protein UreG, producing MHRDHVDPHDAPAHHGYTDHRTGHRHRRALRIGLGGPVGSGKTATVAALCRALRDELALAVVTNDIYTTEDAEFLLRHAVLPPERIIAVETGCCPHTAIRDDISANLEAVEELEEALGPLDLILVESGGDNLTATFSRGLVDHQIFVIDVSGGDKIPRKGGPGVSTSDLLVINKTDLAPLVGADLDVMARDAAAQRGDLPTLFSSLAAPDGIQPIAAWVRARLNAWTAVDQHA from the coding sequence TTGCATCGTGACCACGTCGACCCGCACGACGCCCCCGCCCACCACGGCTACACCGACCACCGCACCGGCCACCGGCACCGACGGGCCCTGCGGATCGGCCTCGGCGGGCCGGTCGGCTCCGGCAAGACCGCCACCGTCGCCGCGCTCTGCCGGGCCCTGCGCGACGAACTGGCCCTCGCCGTCGTCACCAACGACATCTACACCACCGAGGACGCCGAGTTCCTGCTTCGGCACGCCGTCCTGCCGCCCGAGCGGATCATCGCCGTGGAGACCGGCTGCTGCCCGCACACCGCCATCCGGGACGACATCTCCGCCAACCTGGAGGCCGTCGAGGAACTGGAGGAGGCGCTCGGCCCGCTCGACCTCATCCTGGTCGAGTCCGGCGGCGACAACCTCACCGCCACCTTCAGCCGGGGCCTGGTGGACCACCAGATCTTCGTCATCGACGTCTCCGGCGGCGACAAGATCCCCCGCAAGGGCGGCCCCGGCGTCTCCACCTCCGACCTGCTGGTCATCAACAAGACCGACCTGGCCCCGCTGGTCGGCGCCGACCTCGACGTGATGGCCCGCGACGCCGCCGCCCAACGCGGCGACCTGCCGACCCTGTTCAGCTCCCTCGCCGCCCCGGACGGCATCCAGCCGATCGCCGCCTGGGTCCGGGCCCGCCTGAACGCCTGGACCGCCGTTGACCAGCACGCTTGA
- a CDS encoding urease accessory protein UreF, which produces MSALLLLADGRFPAGGHAHSGGAEAAVKAGRIHDTESMTAFLTGRLHTAGLVAAALAAAAAQGDDPADLDLAADARTPSPAQRATSRRLGRQLLRAARAAWPHPALDDLHARHPRGAHQPVALGVTAHAAGLTPAQAAALAAYESVNGPATACVRLLGLDPYGVAAALARLGPHMDAVAAQAVRAAAAGDLPTASAPLLDVYAEQHASWKVRLFAS; this is translated from the coding sequence ATGTCCGCGCTCCTGCTGCTCGCCGACGGGCGCTTCCCGGCCGGCGGCCACGCCCACTCCGGCGGCGCCGAAGCCGCCGTCAAGGCCGGCCGGATCCACGACACCGAGAGCATGACGGCCTTCCTCACCGGCCGGCTGCACACCGCCGGGCTGGTCGCGGCGGCCCTCGCCGCCGCGGCCGCCCAGGGCGACGACCCGGCCGACCTGGACCTGGCCGCCGACGCCCGCACCCCGTCACCCGCCCAACGCGCCACCAGCCGCCGCCTCGGCCGCCAGCTCCTGCGGGCCGCCCGCGCCGCCTGGCCGCACCCCGCCCTCGACGACCTGCACGCCCGGCACCCACGCGGCGCCCACCAGCCCGTCGCCCTCGGTGTCACCGCGCACGCCGCCGGCCTGACCCCCGCACAGGCCGCCGCCCTCGCCGCGTACGAGAGCGTCAACGGACCGGCCACCGCCTGCGTCCGACTGCTCGGCCTCGACCCGTACGGCGTCGCGGCCGCCCTCGCCCGGCTCGGCCCGCACATGGACGCCGTCGCCGCGCAGGCCGTCCGGGCCGCCGCCGCGGGCGACCTGCCCACCGCCTCAGCCCCCCTGCTCGACGTGTACGCCGAGCAGCACGCCTCCTGGAAGGTGCGCCTCTTTGCATCGTGA
- a CDS encoding urease subunit alpha, producing the protein MTDRHSPPRAALHLTRERYADLYGPTTGDRIRLADTDLLIEVEEDRSAGGDEAVFGGGKVIRESMGQSRAGRADGAPDTVITGAVVLDHWGVVKADIGIRDGRITALGKAGNPETMDGVHPDLVIGPETEVISGNGRILTAGAIDAHVHFICPQLADEALASGITTLIGGGTGPAEGSKATTVTPGSWHLARMFAAMDDLPLNIGLLGRGNTVNTAAMHAQLRGGALGFKIHEDWGATPAAIDACLRVCEQSGAQLAIHTDTLNEAGFVADTLAAIAGRGIHAYHTEGAGGGHAPDIITVVSQLNVLPSSTNPTRPHTVNTVDEHLDMLMVCHHLSPHVPEDLAFAESRIRPSTIAAEDVLHDLGAISIISSDSQAMGRIGEVVMRTWQTAHVMKMRRGALPGDGRADNLRARRYVAKYTVNPAVAQGLDHEIGSVEPGRLADLVLWSPAFFGVKPDLVLKGGQIAWAQMGDANASIPTPQPVLPRPMFGATGRAPAANSFNFTARAAIEDGLPERLGLGKTFRPIRSTRGVTKDHMVNNTARPDVRVDPDTFTVTIDGETVVPAPATELPLAQRYFLF; encoded by the coding sequence ATGACTGACCGTCACTCCCCGCCCCGCGCGGCCCTGCACCTGACCCGCGAACGCTACGCCGACCTGTACGGCCCCACCACCGGCGACCGGATCCGGCTGGCCGACACCGACCTGCTCATCGAGGTCGAGGAGGACCGCAGCGCCGGTGGCGACGAGGCGGTGTTCGGCGGCGGCAAGGTGATCCGCGAGTCGATGGGCCAGTCCCGGGCGGGCCGGGCCGACGGTGCGCCCGACACCGTGATCACCGGTGCGGTGGTGCTCGACCACTGGGGCGTCGTCAAGGCCGACATCGGCATCCGGGACGGCCGGATCACCGCACTCGGCAAGGCCGGCAACCCGGAGACCATGGACGGCGTCCACCCCGACCTGGTGATCGGCCCGGAGACCGAGGTGATCTCCGGCAACGGCCGGATCCTCACCGCCGGCGCGATCGACGCCCACGTCCACTTCATCTGCCCGCAACTGGCCGACGAGGCACTCGCCTCCGGCATCACCACCCTGATCGGCGGCGGCACCGGCCCGGCCGAGGGTTCCAAGGCCACCACCGTCACCCCGGGCAGCTGGCACCTGGCCCGGATGTTCGCCGCGATGGACGACCTGCCGCTCAACATCGGCCTGCTCGGCCGCGGCAACACCGTCAACACCGCCGCCATGCACGCCCAGCTGCGCGGCGGCGCACTCGGCTTCAAGATCCACGAGGACTGGGGTGCCACCCCCGCCGCGATCGACGCCTGCCTGCGCGTCTGCGAGCAGAGCGGCGCCCAACTCGCCATCCACACCGACACCCTGAACGAGGCCGGGTTCGTTGCCGACACCCTGGCCGCGATCGCCGGGCGCGGCATCCACGCCTACCACACCGAGGGCGCGGGCGGCGGGCACGCACCCGACATCATCACCGTCGTCTCGCAGCTCAACGTGCTGCCCAGCTCCACCAACCCGACCCGCCCGCACACCGTCAACACCGTCGACGAGCACCTCGACATGCTGATGGTCTGCCACCACCTCAGCCCGCACGTGCCCGAGGACCTGGCCTTCGCCGAATCCCGGATCCGCCCGTCCACCATCGCCGCCGAGGACGTGCTGCACGACCTCGGCGCGATCTCCATCATCAGCTCGGACTCGCAGGCGATGGGCCGGATCGGCGAGGTGGTCATGCGGACCTGGCAGACCGCCCACGTGATGAAGATGCGCCGGGGCGCGCTGCCCGGCGACGGCCGGGCGGACAACCTGCGGGCCCGGCGCTACGTCGCCAAGTACACCGTCAACCCCGCCGTCGCCCAAGGCCTGGACCACGAGATCGGCTCGGTCGAACCGGGCCGGCTCGCCGACCTGGTGCTCTGGTCGCCCGCCTTCTTCGGCGTCAAACCCGACCTCGTCCTCAAGGGCGGCCAGATCGCCTGGGCCCAGATGGGCGACGCCAACGCCTCCATCCCCACCCCCCAACCCGTGCTGCCGCGGCCGATGTTCGGCGCGACCGGCCGGGCCCCGGCCGCGAACTCCTTCAACTTCACCGCCCGGGCGGCGATCGAGGACGGCCTGCCCGAACGGCTCGGCCTCGGCAAGACCTTCCGGCCGATCCGCAGCACCCGCGGCGTCACCAAGGACCACATGGTCAACAACACCGCCCGCCCGGACGTCCGGGTCGACCCCGACACCTTCACCGTCACCATCGACGGCGAGACCGTCGTCCCCGCCCCCGCCACCGAACTGCCGCTCGCCCAGCGGTACTTCCTCTTCTAG
- a CDS encoding urease subunit beta translates to MTPGEILYGEGDIALNAGRPVTRLTAVNAADRPVQVGSHYHFAEANPGLEFDRRAAYGLRLNVPAGTAVRFEPGIPVEVELVPIGGRREVYGLRGEVGGALDD, encoded by the coding sequence GTGACGCCCGGCGAGATCCTGTACGGGGAAGGCGACATCGCCCTCAACGCGGGCCGCCCCGTCACCCGGCTGACCGCCGTCAACGCCGCCGACCGCCCGGTGCAGGTCGGCTCCCACTACCACTTCGCCGAGGCCAACCCCGGCCTGGAGTTCGACCGCCGGGCGGCGTACGGCCTGCGGCTCAACGTCCCCGCCGGCACGGCGGTCCGGTTCGAGCCCGGCATCCCCGTCGAGGTCGAACTGGTCCCGATCGGCGGCCGCCGCGAGGTGTACGGGCTGCGCGGCGAGGTCGGAGGCGCACTCGATGACTGA
- a CDS encoding urease subunit gamma, with protein MKLTPHEQERLLIHVAADVARGRQARGLRLNHPEAVALITSHVLEGARDGRTVAELMESGRHVLSRKDVMEGIAEMIPDVQVEATFPDGTKLVTVHGPIL; from the coding sequence ATGAAGCTCACCCCCCACGAGCAGGAACGCCTGCTCATCCACGTGGCCGCCGACGTGGCCCGCGGCCGGCAGGCCCGCGGACTGCGCCTGAACCACCCCGAGGCCGTCGCCCTGATCACCTCCCACGTGCTGGAGGGCGCCCGCGACGGCCGCACCGTCGCCGAGCTGATGGAGTCCGGCCGCCACGTGCTGAGCCGCAAGGACGTCATGGAGGGCATCGCCGAGATGATCCCCGACGTCCAGGTGGAGGCCACCTTCCCGGACGGCACCAAGCTGGTCACCGTCCACGGGCCGATCCTGTGA
- a CDS encoding TetR/AcrR family transcriptional regulator C-terminal domain-containing protein — MVVFAGQGDARRSMDLLWRGNGPAAAVRRPGPGPRPGLTVDAIVEAAVAVADADGMPALSMRAVGERLGRTAMALYTYVPGKSELVDLMYDQVLAELPAGYPQAAGWRAAVTAWADDSWAFHLRHPWVLQVSQARPVLGPNEYRALEALIGALAGTGLPGGRLRRIVGALVGYVRGSVRTAAEAREAAAATGVGDDEWWFGRASLLAEVAPDFAERFPLLAALEQDRTAAFEQDDSVPYQEREARETFTAGLAVLLDGVEAAIARAVPPA, encoded by the coding sequence GTGGTGGTATTCGCCGGACAGGGCGACGCCCGCCGCTCGATGGACCTGCTGTGGCGCGGGAACGGCCCGGCCGCCGCCGTCCGCCGCCCGGGGCCGGGCCCCCGCCCGGGGCTCACGGTGGACGCGATCGTCGAGGCCGCGGTGGCTGTCGCGGACGCCGACGGCATGCCGGCCCTGTCGATGCGCGCCGTCGGCGAGCGGCTCGGCCGCACCGCCATGGCGCTCTACACCTACGTACCGGGCAAGAGCGAACTGGTCGACCTCATGTACGACCAGGTGCTCGCCGAGCTGCCCGCCGGGTACCCGCAGGCCGCCGGCTGGCGGGCCGCCGTGACCGCCTGGGCCGACGACAGCTGGGCCTTCCACCTGCGCCACCCCTGGGTGCTCCAGGTCTCCCAGGCCCGCCCGGTGCTCGGCCCCAACGAGTACCGCGCGCTGGAGGCCCTGATCGGAGCCCTCGCGGGCACCGGCCTTCCGGGCGGTCGGCTGCGCCGGATCGTCGGCGCGCTGGTCGGCTACGTCCGCGGCTCAGTGCGGACGGCGGCCGAGGCCAGGGAGGCGGCCGCCGCCACCGGGGTCGGCGACGACGAGTGGTGGTTCGGCCGGGCCTCGCTGCTCGCCGAGGTCGCCCCGGACTTCGCCGAGCGCTTCCCCCTGCTGGCCGCCCTGGAGCAGGACCGCACGGCCGCCTTCGAGCAGGACGACAGCGTGCCGTACCAGGAGCGCGAGGCCCGGGAGACCTTCACGGCCGGCCTCGCCGTCCTCCTCGACGGGGTCGAGGCGGCGATCGCCCGGGCCGTGCCGCCGGCCTGA
- a CDS encoding siderophore-interacting protein, which translates to MEQLPVTLVRVTAAERITPRMLRVTFGGLGPDALPGHWPDQQVKLCFPRAGQAEPRLPAADPDGDVMRWYQAFLAIPEDDRPWMRSFTIRARRPALGELDIDFVLHGDAGPAGRWATTAAPGDTLGMVGPSALYARPPATTGRLLLAGDESALPALGTLLEALPAGAAATAFVEVADPAEEQHLATRAELTVHWLHRDGAAPGHGTALVDAVRAAELPGLGAAWLAGESGTVRALRRHLLRERGLDRRSVEFAGYWRLSLTQDDAPTAEDLAEAQERLADAQG; encoded by the coding sequence ATGGAACAGTTGCCCGTCACGCTGGTCCGCGTCACCGCCGCCGAGCGGATCACCCCCCGCATGCTGCGCGTCACCTTCGGCGGCCTCGGCCCGGACGCCCTGCCCGGCCACTGGCCCGACCAGCAGGTGAAGCTCTGCTTCCCCCGGGCCGGGCAGGCCGAGCCCCGGCTGCCCGCCGCCGACCCGGACGGCGACGTGATGCGCTGGTACCAGGCCTTCCTCGCGATCCCCGAGGACGACCGCCCGTGGATGCGCAGCTTCACGATCCGCGCGCGGCGCCCCGCCCTCGGCGAGCTCGACATCGACTTCGTGCTGCACGGCGACGCCGGCCCGGCCGGCCGCTGGGCGACGACCGCAGCCCCCGGCGACACCCTCGGCATGGTCGGGCCCTCCGCGCTCTACGCCCGGCCGCCCGCCACCACCGGCCGGCTGCTGCTGGCCGGTGACGAGAGCGCACTGCCCGCCCTCGGCACCCTGCTCGAAGCCCTCCCCGCCGGCGCCGCGGCGACCGCCTTCGTCGAGGTGGCCGACCCGGCCGAGGAACAGCACCTCGCGACCCGGGCCGAACTGACGGTCCACTGGCTGCACCGCGACGGCGCCGCCCCCGGCCACGGCACGGCACTGGTCGACGCCGTACGCGCCGCCGAACTGCCCGGCCTCGGGGCCGCCTGGCTGGCCGGGGAGTCCGGCACCGTCCGGGCACTGCGCCGCCACCTCCTCCGGGAACGCGGCCTGGACCGGCGCTCGGTCGAGTTCGCCGGCTACTGGCGGCTCAGCCTCACCCAGGACGACGCGCCGACCGCCGAGGACCTCGCCGAGGCCCAGGAACGGCTGGCCGACGCCCAGGGGTGA